Within the Enoplosus armatus isolate fEnoArm2 chromosome 9, fEnoArm2.hap1, whole genome shotgun sequence genome, the region taaacatttaaaatgacctAATTCCCCTCCAAGCACACTAGTGAGTGAttactactttttctttttgaagatTATATTTTTGGCTTTAATTGATGGTGACAGATGAgtgagacaggaaaggtgggagatagagGGTTGACATGTAACAAAGGGCCCAGGCCTTTGTATATGGGACGCCAGCTCTACTAGGTGAGCTATGAGGGTGGCCCGAGTGATTACTTTTCTTCATAAAAGTTCCATTATTTGTGAGACACATGTCCAAATATTTAGTAAGTTGAAGAGTTGATCACATATGCCAAGATGAAAACATTGTCTCCTGTACAACCAACTTTCAACCCCACcacaaagcacaaaacaatATTTCCAACAATGTTTGCCTCATgcacagaattttttttttctttgtgtgcatgtgacagaTCTGCGTGCCAGGCGCAGGCGGCTCACTCCACGTCATTGGAGGGTCTGATCTGCTGGTTCACAACAGGGGCAAGAACTCTGATCTGGATGAATGGCTGAAAGATGCAGCTGAGGTACTATTGTCACTCTGTCCCTGTTATCTGTCTGTGATCTGTCTCAGCCTTGTATTCATGATTTgagcctgtgtttgtttcaggagGAGCGTCACAGCAGACGGGACGAGAGTATAGGAGATGATCTCTTTAGGTGAGAAACTGGAGCTCTGTTTCTGGAAGATGTGTAGTAAACTTGTTACCCCCTTCACAGCTTCCTAAAAGTCCTTGTAAGGTTTCTTGTATGGCAGTCACATGTCTGTTAGGTGCATAGATTGAGTTGTGTTTACCCAAACCAGTCATTAGGTAGACATGTGCCCAAAATGTTGGATCCGATCTGAAACTCGTGGAAAACCTCCTCAAACCCATAATTTGATCCGCTCCAAAATGCAGTCGACCTGAAAAGATCCTTTAGGAGAAATAACACCAACACGGCAGCAGCATGATGTCCTACAAGTTAACAAGCAGCCACAGTCGAAAAGCAGCGAAATAATGATATTGTCCAAAGAAAGGATGCAAAATCTGTCAAGTAATTCcaaaaatatttagtttattgtttatatacttaaaaaaactaatttataGAAATAATTGAAAGTCCTATTTCCACCTCCTACACCTACAATACAATATTCTTAAGCCAAAGACACAGAGTAATAATTTTGTCATTGGACTTTTGTGTTATGTctaaaataatataacaaaaCAATACTGTGGATTAAACTGAGAAACTATCTACAGATAATGTATTGTATGTTATTTTGTCCCCCAGGTATGAATACTCCTTTTGTCAGTAGCATCCTTTCTGATTTAGACTTCAGTTCATGGGAGGCTAGAAAGAGCTAAATTACTTTCCCCCGTTAACTGTTGAATGTGTTCGTATTCGAGTTGAAGTGAAATTGAAAATTATTTATCCAAATTGAAATTTCGATAAATAATAGCCTTAATTTACACTGTGTCTCTTGTACAGGACTTGCTTGGTCCCTCACTTGGTATAAAAGCGAGTCAAGgtggtaaaaacacaaagattctGTCTGTACAGCCTCAGTCATTATAATCAGGTGCAGACAACATAATTAACTGAGAATTATGGATGTGGGGCCACTGTAGCTTCGGTTTAACCAATCGGAACGTAGTAGTTATTTCGTCACAGTGGTTGCCAGGGTAACAGAGGTGATGTAAgctggcgctgctgctgctgccgtcgcTGCCGTGTTTTCTTTGACTAAGCAGAAAAGAGACAGTCTGAgattgattttgtgtgtgtgtgtgtgtgtgtgtgtgtgtgtgtgtgtgtgtgtgtgtgtgtgtgtgtgtgtcaaggctGAGCTGTTTGATCACTGAGTCATGCTCAGTCAGTCATGCGTAGCCGGGGAACAGACTCTGCTGCTAAGAAAACAATCCGGTATTTTTTTGGTAGGTCTAAACGAAGTTTCCAGACGTGGTTTATAGGAAGCCTGTTTGCTTTAAGCTGTTCAAACACTGTCCGTGTTTTACAGCGCTTCATTTgggctgtttttattgtttgttcaaAATGCCTCTAAGGACATTGAGGAATGATCCATGAGGAATGTTAAAAGCCCATCCTGACATGGGCAGACCCATGAGATAaaatcttttgtgtgtgtgtctttaggtACAACCCCTCCAAACTAACCAAGAGAAGATGAAATGCCTTTATTTTGACGTCCGATGGAGGGAATTCATTTCAGAGGCACAGGAAGTAACTCCAGAAACGACTCCAGAAATAGTTTGCTATAACTATACTATAATGTAGATTAATACAATGCAGAGTTAACTGCTTCATAACTGCTAAAATGATCAGAAATGTTtatcaatgttttgttttgctgatcTTTCTGTTCGATCTACAATTGTTTTCATCCTCTCCACTAATTAAGCCACTGACAGAaagcaatgtaatgtaatataaagaCAGTCTCATGTTCGGAGATTTTTCTCAAAGTTTTTATTcgtcaataataaaaaaatgcagcatacaaaacattaaaaagtcttcAATTGTACAAGAGAGCATTGAAACTCTACATGCTGAAAGCAGCTATTCCTGTGTTTTGAAGTTAAGACCAAATGTGTTCCCTGGTTTCAGCTGAACTTCAAACTTAAGAGGGATTCAAGTTGCCATTTCTTAAACGATCTCTGATGAGCTAACCCTACAGGCACTTTTACTGATGTCAAACTGTTCAGAGAAGTAGTCGTCATGCCAAAACATCAATGGGTCTTTCTGTGCAGATGGAACCTCACCTGTGCCTTCACATTCAGGGCAAGTGCCACGTATGAGTTGAGACTTGACGGCATTCAGCATGAGTTGTGCagtaataaaagtttttttcatGGGCAGCAGAGTGCCAAAAAGGAAGAAGGAGACTTTAAACACAGTTCTTTTCTCTATTGCAATCGGATTCTTTTTCTTATTACTTTGTGATAAAAGCAAATTttctactattactactactcgCGAGTTGCCTTCTAAACTCCATACAAATCTGTActaaaatgtaaagtacatGGATGGACACACAGTAAACCTGTCTGTGCTTTTATGAAGCAAGCAGATTGCGCTCTGAGTCGACAGCAGTGGACACTTGTGTCCGACCTGGATGTAACAGGATCATATTCTTATCTTTAAgtaaattcaaaacaaagaaagagttATCTCCACTCTAGAGTAACCCGGTCTCCTCTGCAGTCCTTAAATGGATTAAAACTCTTCCCAGGTCTGTCCTCATAGcacttttctgtcttctgcgcacagcagctgctgctagGCAATGCTTCATGCCTGCATgcatatatttaatatttatatcaAAACAATACTCAGAAGTCAGTGAAAAAAGCATCAAGGAATAATTCAGCTGAAATTCAGTATTTAACACAAGTAACAACATTTTCACTAGTTAACTGTTATATAATTACCAAAACTTATACAGCAATGTTTTAAACTACTTTGttagaggaaaaaataaaatgactacAGTAACGTGTTACTTAGTAATGCATTACCCCCAACGCTGACTCTGACTACCATATTGTATTGAAGGGggcagaagagaaaaaagtgtCACATCACAATAAACAAACCATGAGCTGTGCGTGAGCGGCACACAGAAAAATGATGCATATGGCATCACACTCCTACAGACAGTGTTTCAATGACAGGAAAATATAGCAGAAATGAAGAATAGATTGCTACTTTCACTGCTCACAACCTGTCTAAACTGTTATTTTGCgtttaacaaaacaatattGGCTCTGAAGCTGTATTAAAAAATGGAAGAATAAtcttatatatacacacatctaGAGTTTGGcaatatgaaaaaataacaacaaaaacattaaatttgCTTCAGTGTATCGCAGAAATAGTTGTGGGAGAAGTCTGACTTGGTAATTGGTGTGTAGTGTTGAGTAAACAAAGTTGTGTGccatgtttgacatttttaagagAAACCTTTAATATGACTACAGTGATGGACAATAAGTAATTGACATATTGCCCAGTCATGCACACAAGCTGATGGAGATTAGACGTTAGCCTTCATAAGGATAGCCACAACATGTTAAAAACATGGTATAATGTAATTATAGAAATATGAAGAGGATGCCAAGATTTGGTTtgctaaaaatataaaaataaattatttggATGGTATGATTGTAAAAATGGGTATTCTGTGTGCGTGCTTTcttgttttggctttttcaaAGCCCCTTCTCTCcatgtgtatctatgtgtgtcTAGATAAATGGATTATGAAGGCAAGAATTGTTAGTTAAAGGATCATACtggtatttcttattttattttctacaaatcAACTTTTACCTCTCAGTGAACACCATGCCCATCTTTATTTTGtctaaatgtattattttggaATAGCACAGTTTAAAGCATGGGTTAATTTGATGAGAAGTTTCCATGTCTCAGAATTTAAAGTTAGCTGTCAAATGGCAGAAGCATTCACAATATTTCTGGAAAATcaaacccagaaaaaaaaaaaaacaataagaaaacatcAATGGGAAAAGGATGACGTGCACTAAGTCTCTTGTGCTATGAAATTTGCTGTTCTGAATGTAAATCTAAACAAAAGTATTAAGATTTTCACTGTcaactgtaataaaaaaagaacgGAAGTGTCAAACACCAGAATGATCCTTTCATGACCAGATCTTTTGCCAGGATGCTTGAATCCAAACAGTAAAATTAGCAATTGTTGCCCAAGTATACATTCAGATCTGTAAGTGAAATTATTTGCATAGAAAGCCTTTCAGTAGTACTATAACCAAAGAAACAGGTCAGATTTTTTAGACTTTTCTAACTGTTTTAGGTATATGGCTCCAACTACCTACAATAGCAGCTAAACAAATAATCCTctgaagtaaaaaacaaaagcaaataaatggtAGGCTCAGAATAATCAGGAACATTAAGATTGCTTGTCCATGAACTTGTGTGCGTCCACTATTGCAAATACTCACCACTCAAGGTTGTATTACTTAGAGTTCAGATGATCGTAACTTTGTAAGTGGGACCACAGATTGCTCTGCGAGGGTCCATCACTTTCATAACTATAGCTATAAGTTGCATGGAGAATGAGCGTAGTGGCCTCTACTTTTGAGCACTCCCTCTCCTAAAGGCTAAAATAAGTACTTAAACGTGTGATACGAAAGCAAGTTAAGAGTTGTTAGTAAATAGATTGAAGGACACATGGTGAACGAATAAATAACCCTGATGAAAGTAAGGTCCCATTTAGTTGTGAGGTTACAGATTGACTAGAAAACATTGGCACATGGTAGCTTGGACTTCTGGGGACTTCTTATGAAGTCAGACAAGACTCTTGAAAGCTGTCCATTGTTTCTTTAGAAACTAATTAGTTAATTACATCCATTGTCTTTTTGGTCTCAGAAAGTTGTAAAAATGCCTTAGCTTTGAtgagaaaacactgcattaatgattaaaacatattaaaactcTTGTTTTCCCCTTCACCTTTTACATCAGTTGGCAAGAGTGCTTGAAATCTGTGCCCTACGACCAACGTGTACTGCTCTTTTCTCCatcatgttttcaaatgaagtTATTCCCTCCATTGCTGATGAGCTTCCCCTTCTTCTTGAGTCTCTTCAGCAGACAGGAGGTGATGCCTAAGGCGCCACCCTTCAAAAAGCGAACAAAGTTGTCTCCCACCAGTGGGCCCATGGCAAACAGACCTGGCTCCTTGGTACACTCAAAAGTGTAGGGGTGGATGTCAATGGGGTTCTGCTTGCAGGAGATGGGTTTCGTTGGATCCTGAGCCAGGTACTGGCCTTGCCCCTTCAAGAAAAACAAGTTTGGGTTGGTCCCGATCAGCACCAGGGCCATGGAGATCTTGAATGCCTTGAGGGAGTTGTTCCCCTGCAGCAAACACTTCATGTCAGACTGGAAGGACACCACACAGTGTTCAGGGAAACTGGTGTAGTCAGGAAACAGGCTGACACTGGCATTACCAGCCATGTTACCTGCAGCGAGTTGGGGCTTTGGGCACATCTTGGCACATACTGAAGAGGCAATACTAACTGCCTGGGGTCTGTttgaagcagaggagggagccACATCTGTGTAGGTCTGAGAGCACATCATGTTGTAGACTTTGTGGTACTCTGGGTACAAGGTCTTGGGCAGCTGTTTGAAGATGAGGTCTGGGTCGTCTACACTCTTACGAAAGACATGCAGCACCCTAATGTTGCTGTTACAAGCGCATAGAACTGCATCTGCGGCGCTTAAACCAGCACCTACAATTAAAACCGGATCAGAGTTCATATCCAGTTTTCTCCGGCTTATGGCCAAACCCAGGTCTGAGATGCTGTGGAATACAAATGGAAGGTCCTCCCCCTCTACATTTAACCGAACCGGCGAATCGGACGCACCGGTGGCCAGAACTACATtctcagcaaacacagagaagggGACATGAGTGTCGTTCTGCACCTGCTGGTATCCCCTCACTTCCCAGAgagccccccctcctccattgTTTAGACACTCATCTCCATTTCCCTCAAAGCTTTCATTCCCACCATCTCCCAGCCCTCTATCTCCTTGATCATTGTGCCCATTTTCCAGATCTTCCCCCTTGTGCCCTCGGCAGAGTTTCTGTACAGAGGTCACGTAGGTGTTGTCAATAAAGGTCTTTTGGAGGCCCTTTAGCTTCACATAGTTACGGTAATAGGATGAGATCTCCTCTGGGGTGGCTCTGTCACTGGTTACATCCctagagagaagagagagagacaatgaggAACGAGAGGTTGCACAGCATCAAACTGAGGCTTGAGCCATGTATTTGCTGTCCTCTCTTGTTACCTGCGTTTCCCATTGGTCAAGTCTCTGTAGTTAACCCCAGGAAGCTCCATCCAGATGCCAAGACTAATAGTCAGCATGGAGCCTTCCATCgcctgaggaaagaagagaagggtAGAGGAAGCTGCAGTGTCAGAGACGGACAAAATAATGTGGATCCTTACAAGCGTGTGGCAGACTAAACCTTGTAACTTACATGCCAAGCACCTCCTGGTGTTGCCCTCCCCAGCACCAGATGTGGGATGTGTTGCTGCTTGTCCCTCCTCCACTGAAGAACAGGGGGGAACTCGTAGCCAAAGTCAGCATTGGGGTGCAGTAGTGTGTCAAAGAGCACAGCCACGGGGTTCCTTGACCTCCCCTCGAGACCTTCACTCAAATATTCCAGATCCTGCAATAAAAGTCCCTATCATGACACACCTGAGTGACTGATCATGTCTACATTTGAAAGGAATTCGTAGGTGTTTTTACCTGTTCAGTGATGGGTAGGTGCTTGGTCTCCTGTAGTTTCCTGTAGAGTATCGGGTTTGGGTGGACAGTTGACGTATCTAGGTAGGGCTTGTATCCACTCAGTAGGTATGACAGACAAATACCTGATGGTCCGTTGCCTAAAAAAAGTCCCAGATTTGGGAAGTGGTGGATTAGCATCACAAAGGAGCACATGACAAAACATGATACAAATTAGATGGAGAAAGGTGCATTCAAGgttttataaatgtgtgcaGGATTAGGGCCAAATTTGAGTAACAATGTGAAACTTTAATAGGTCAGGAGGTTAAGGGCAAAACGTTTACCTATGATGACCACAGGGACAGTGGGTGGGTGCTCTTGTGGCTGAGTGGTCTCTTCCAGAAGAGGCATGGCTGCAGCCTGGGCCAGAGCCGGCACTGaggagaaatgacagaaatgtgaagAAAGTTCCAGAGATTTCTAAAGCTGTCCATTTGATATTCAAGTAAACACAGAGGCCCATTTGTGCTTTGTCCCCCCTCGCTGCTTCCATGTCAGATTATTTGAACAGGTTCAAACCGGCTTGCTGTCTTTTGTGTCTgccaatgttgttgttgtctcatGTTAGCTTAGATCCTGTCTCCATCTACCATCATCAGCTGACTCACACACTGAACGGGGAAAAAACCTTTATTCATCCTGTTATTGTGCTCCCACACACAGCCATgaccctccctgtctgtctgggGCTTCACACACGTGGAAACACCCCGCCACAACAGAACGTGACCCCAGCTTTTCTCTTTGCCGTCCCGCCAACGTCCACACACCCCCTGTCCTATCAAACATGGCCCGCGGCGAGGCTAGCCTCTGTTAACCCCGGTGCCGCTTCCCAAACAAAAGGGAGTTCTAATCAGATTTATGTAGGCTTGGGTCTGTTGTGAAACGTTGCCGTTGAGcatgtgtagtgtgtgtttgtgtgttacgCGACAGTGCCATTGTGTGCCCGACGGGCAGCAAATCCCCCCTGATCACTCCTCCGAGTGGGCCCTAATCCCACTGGGCCTGTTTATGTCTTTACCGCCCCTTTCAACAGCAGCAGGGTGAGAATGTGGTCCTGGCATGCTGACAGACCAAACCAtcagagctcctcctcctcacataccccccagccagccagccagccagccagccgccaccacccaaacacacacacactcacagacaatCCCGCCAAAACATTACCCACCAGCCACAGCAAACAGTGCCCACTTGCCCCAGTTTCATACCAACCAAAACACTGCCCACACTGCCTTTGTCTTACATCCCAAAACTCTTGCTCCCTTCCCTTAAAACTCTGATGTCTACCTGCTGCCAATATAGTCCCCCTATACTCACATGCACCCCTCTatcccccccttcctccctccccttgtCTGACCTGTGTCTGTAGGCCAACTAGTTGTCTTTGGTCGTCGGCTTGTTTACCCTCTTCACTGAAAGCACTGGGATTCCACACATTGCCTGCCCTGTCGTGTCCCCAGTTGGCAAGCTGATACTGGTATTTCCATGCCACTGGTCAATTTTACAAACCCCACAATGTGTACAGTCATAAGttgtttgggggtttttttgctAGAACTTTCACTTTGCACACCCATAGCTCAGTGCGTACCAAAATGAGCCCCGTACTCTACGTGGACTTCAGGGGATCCCATCTAATTcacaatcatttattttaatgtaagaTTATAGTGTCGTTTGTCAACTTTTTTCCaccaataaaataaagaacaggtcaaaataacaaaagtcTCCACATGGTTGACAAACAGAAGTATGTTGCTCAGTAAGGGAGTTCATTCTAGATCTTGGGAACAGTATTTATGACAAAACAGTCTCAGTTTAAAGGTCCAAATAATAGCTTTTTGTTTAAGCTTTCTACTGCATTttaatcagcaaaaaaaaacagattatttaatCACGCCGCAGTATGTAGTGTCTGTTTTGGGTGGTTAGGTTGTTATTCAGTCCCCTGAACATGCAAATATAGTCTTCCAGCTCTGTCAGCCTGAGTAGGATTATTATTCAGTACATCAGTTGTTGTTGCATCATTTGCTGTTTACTGATTGTGATTTCACAATacaattttctatttttgtgatTACGGCAACAAATGCCAGAGTAAATAATGAGCATAAGTCTGTGTGCTTTATTTACTGTATctttgacatttaattaaaatcCATTCAATACCAAAGTAAAGAGTTACAGTGCAGATTTCAGGGGAACAACAATACACCAATAGCtaaaaatgtgataataatagaaatattgacttcattgttgttgttagttGACTTCATTTTGTGATGTGTTGTACTGTCTTCCTGCCCTTTCAGGCGCCCACATGTTTTGCAGCATGTGTGGAGAGGACGGACCATACTTTTCTAGAACATAGTGTGCTGAGAGCTATTTAAGGGAAACAAATTAAACTTAATGTTAAATGCTCAGTGGGCCaatataaagacaaaatgtacttttttataACCATCAACCTTTTTGTCGTTAATCTGGAAACCATGCTTGGAAATGTTAATGCGTTTCAATCAGGaatcctctttttttgtctgacttGGTACAGGCTCTGTTTGACAGGTGCGTTTGGTTTTCACAGGCCTACAACTGCAGCCTGGAGGTCAGTTACAAAATTAGGTTAACTTTAAccaagaaatatatatatatatatgtgtgtgtgtgtgtgtgtggatgttgcTGCAGCACAAGCTACTGGAGGGACTGAAGGATGATGTAGCAGTTTGCTCTCATCCTCCAGAGCCTCAAACCTCCCACTACACTCCTGACTCCTGAGCAGTCCTTACAGCCTACAGTAAAGGCACAAGGAGCATGCGACAGCGCCTATGTCACCACGATTGCATAATTtaggtcaaacacacactcacgggCATCCGCAACACTCGGCCAAGAACAGCATCTCTTACCGCGTTGTGATgtatctctctatctcccaGTCGCGTCCTGTTATCACGACCCAAGGCAGCGTTTCTAACCGTATAAATAGGCAGACACCGGTGGGAGGACCTATCCAACTGTCCGGGCTCTTGCATGAGATAATAAGCCAACCTCTATCtcgtcatcacacacacacacgcacacacacacacacactta harbors:
- the osgin2 gene encoding oxidative stress-induced growth inhibitor 2, producing MPLLEETTQPQEHPPTVPVVIIGNGPSGICLSYLLSGYKPYLDTSTVHPNPILYRKLQETKHLPITEQDLEYLSEGLEGRSRNPVAVLFDTLLHPNADFGYEFPPVLQWRRDKQQHIPHLVLGRATPGGAWHAMEGSMLTISLGIWMELPGVNYRDLTNGKRRDVTSDRATPEEISSYYRNYVKLKGLQKTFIDNTYVTSVQKLCRGHKGEDLENGHNDQGDRGLGDGGNESFEGNGDECLNNGGGGALWEVRGYQQVQNDTHVPFSVFAENVVLATGASDSPVRLNVEGEDLPFVFHSISDLGLAISRRKLDMNSDPVLIVGAGLSAADAVLCACNSNIRVLHVFRKSVDDPDLIFKQLPKTLYPEYHKVYNMMCSQTYTDVAPSSASNRPQAVSIASSVCAKMCPKPQLAAGNMAGNASVSLFPDYTSFPEHCVVSFQSDMKCLLQGNNSLKAFKISMALVLIGTNPNLFFLKGQGQYLAQDPTKPISCKQNPIDIHPYTFECTKEPGLFAMGPLVGDNFVRFLKGGALGITSCLLKRLKKKGKLISNGGNNFI